A region of Leclercia adecarboxylata DNA encodes the following proteins:
- the mug gene encoding G/U mismatch-specific DNA glycosylase, with protein MISDILAPGLRVVFCGINPGKSSAHTGFHFAHPGNRFWKVIYQAGFTDKLLKPEEEQQLLDTRCGITMLVERPTVQASEVDLHELRSGGRELIKKIEDYQPAALAILGKQAYEQAFSQRGVQWGKQKITIGVTQVWVLPNPSGLNRATLEKLVEAYRELDQALVTRGL; from the coding sequence ATGATCAGCGATATCCTTGCGCCAGGCCTGCGGGTTGTGTTCTGCGGCATCAATCCGGGCAAGTCCTCTGCCCACACCGGTTTTCACTTTGCGCACCCCGGTAATCGCTTCTGGAAGGTGATCTACCAGGCTGGCTTTACCGATAAGTTACTCAAGCCGGAAGAGGAGCAGCAGCTGCTGGATACCCGCTGCGGCATCACTATGCTGGTGGAGCGCCCGACGGTGCAGGCGAGCGAGGTGGACCTGCATGAGCTGCGCAGCGGCGGACGGGAGTTAATTAAGAAGATTGAGGACTATCAGCCCGCGGCGCTGGCGATCCTCGGCAAGCAGGCGTACGAGCAGGCGTTCAGCCAGCGTGGGGTGCAGTGGGGGAAGCAGAAGATCACTATCGGCGTGACACAGGTGTGGGTACTGCCTAATCCGAGCGGGCTGAACAGGGCGACGCTGGAGAAGCTGGTGGAGGCGTACCGGGAGCTGGACCAGGCGCTGGTGACGCGGGGGCTTTAA
- the ureG gene encoding urease accessory protein UreG, translating into MSEYKHPLRVGVGGPVGSGKTALLEALCKAMRDTWHLAVVTNDIYTKEDQRILTEAGALEPERIVGVETGGCPHTAIREDASMNLAAVEALSEKFGNLDLIFVESGGDNLSATFSPELADLTIYVIDVAEGEKIPRKGGPGITKSDFLVINKTDLAPYVGASLEVMERDTNRMRGDRPWTFTNLKAGDGLATIISFLEEKGMLKV; encoded by the coding sequence ATGTCTGAGTACAAACACCCCCTGCGCGTGGGCGTCGGCGGCCCGGTGGGTTCGGGTAAAACTGCCCTGCTGGAAGCACTGTGTAAAGCGATGCGCGACACCTGGCACCTGGCGGTGGTCACCAACGATATCTACACCAAAGAGGATCAGCGCATCCTCACCGAGGCGGGGGCGCTTGAGCCGGAACGCATCGTGGGGGTGGAGACCGGCGGCTGTCCGCATACCGCGATCCGCGAAGATGCCTCGATGAACCTGGCGGCGGTGGAAGCGTTAAGCGAGAAGTTCGGCAATCTGGATCTGATCTTTGTGGAGAGCGGCGGCGACAACCTCAGCGCCACCTTCAGCCCGGAGCTGGCAGATCTGACGATCTACGTGATCGACGTGGCGGAAGGGGAGAAGATCCCGCGCAAAGGCGGGCCGGGGATCACCAAATCCGATTTTCTGGTGATCAACAAAACGGATCTCGCCCCCTACGTCGGTGCCTCGCTGGAGGTGATGGAGCGCGACACCAACCGCATGCGCGGCGACCGCCCGTGGACCTTTACCAACCTGAAGGCGGGTGACGGGCTGGCGACCATCATTAGCTTCCTGGAAGAGAAAGGAATGCTGAAGGTGTAA
- the rpoD gene encoding RNA polymerase sigma factor RpoD — protein sequence MPNIVRVDPDSRTERQRQKYKYALALKVGCSTADTNQTNKCGYRLMEQNPQSQLKLLVQRGKEQGYLTYAEVNDHLPEDIVDSDQIEDIIQMINDMGIQVMEEAPDADDLLLAENSNNTDEDAEEAAAQVLSSVESEIGRTTDPVRMYMREMGTVELLTREGEIDIAKRIEDGINQVQCSVAEYPEAITYLLEQYDRVEAEEARLSDLITGFVDPNAEEDMAPTATHVGSELSQEEMDDDEDEEDEDGDDDSSDDDNSIDPELAREKFGELRTQYEVTRDTIKAKGRSHAAAQEEILKLSEVFKQFRLVPKQFDYLVNSMRVMMDRVRTQERIIMKVCVEQCKMPKKNFITLFTGNETSETWFNAAIAMNKPWSEKLRDVADDVHRGLQKLQQIEEETGLTIEQVKDINRRMSIGEAKARRAKKEMVEANLRLVISIAKKYTNRGLQFLDLIQEGNIGLMKAVDKFEYRRGYKFSTYATWWIRQAITRSIADQARTIRIPVHMIETINKLNRISRQMLQEMGREPTPEELAERMLMPEDKIRKVLKIAKEPISMETPIGDDEDSHLGDFIEDTTLELPLDSATTESLRAATHDVLAGLTAREAKVLRMRFGIDMNTDHTLEEVGKQFDVTRERIRQIEAKALRKLRHPSRSEVLRSFLDD from the coding sequence GTGCCGAATATCGTTCGGGTAGATCCCGACAGCCGCACTGAGAGGCAGCGGCAAAAATACAAGTACGCCCTCGCTTTAAAGGTTGGCTGCAGCACCGCCGACACCAATCAAACGAATAAGTGTGGATACCGTCTTATGGAGCAAAACCCGCAGTCACAGCTGAAACTTCTTGTCCAACGTGGTAAGGAGCAAGGCTATCTGACCTATGCCGAGGTCAATGACCATCTGCCGGAAGATATCGTCGACTCCGATCAGATCGAAGACATCATCCAAATGATCAACGACATGGGTATTCAGGTGATGGAAGAAGCCCCTGATGCCGATGATCTGTTACTTGCTGAAAACTCAAACAACACCGACGAAGATGCAGAAGAAGCTGCTGCACAGGTTCTGTCGAGCGTTGAATCTGAAATCGGCCGCACCACCGACCCGGTTCGCATGTACATGCGCGAAATGGGTACCGTTGAACTGTTGACCCGCGAAGGCGAAATTGACATCGCAAAACGCATCGAAGACGGGATCAACCAGGTTCAGTGTTCCGTTGCCGAATACCCGGAAGCGATCACCTATCTGCTCGAGCAGTACGATCGTGTGGAAGCGGAAGAAGCTCGCCTGTCCGATCTGATCACCGGTTTTGTCGATCCGAACGCGGAAGAAGACATGGCCCCTACGGCGACTCACGTCGGTTCTGAACTGTCTCAGGAAGAGATGGATGATGATGAAGACGAAGAAGACGAAGATGGCGATGACGACAGCAGCGATGACGACAACAGCATCGACCCTGAACTGGCTCGCGAGAAGTTCGGTGAACTGCGCACGCAGTATGAAGTCACCCGCGACACCATCAAAGCCAAAGGCCGCAGCCACGCAGCCGCTCAGGAAGAGATCCTGAAGCTGTCTGAAGTGTTCAAGCAGTTCCGTCTGGTGCCAAAACAGTTCGATTACCTGGTTAACAGCATGCGCGTGATGATGGATCGCGTACGTACCCAGGAACGCATCATCATGAAGGTGTGCGTTGAACAGTGCAAAATGCCGAAGAAGAACTTCATCACCCTGTTCACCGGCAACGAAACCAGCGAAACCTGGTTCAACGCGGCTATCGCGATGAACAAGCCGTGGTCTGAAAAACTGCGCGACGTGGCTGACGACGTCCATCGTGGCCTGCAGAAGCTGCAGCAGATTGAAGAAGAGACCGGCCTGACCATCGAGCAGGTTAAAGACATCAACCGTCGTATGTCCATCGGTGAAGCGAAAGCCCGCCGTGCGAAGAAAGAGATGGTTGAAGCGAACTTGCGTCTGGTTATCTCCATCGCCAAGAAGTACACCAACCGCGGTCTGCAGTTCCTGGATCTGATTCAGGAAGGCAACATCGGTCTGATGAAAGCGGTTGATAAGTTCGAATACCGTCGTGGTTACAAGTTCTCCACCTACGCGACCTGGTGGATCCGTCAGGCTATTACCCGCTCTATCGCGGATCAGGCGCGCACCATCCGTATTCCGGTGCATATGATTGAGACCATCAACAAGCTCAACCGTATTTCTCGCCAGATGCTGCAGGAGATGGGCCGCGAGCCGACGCCGGAAGAGCTGGCCGAGCGCATGCTGATGCCGGAAGACAAGATCCGTAAGGTGCTGAAAATCGCTAAAGAGCCAATCTCCATGGAAACGCCAATCGGCGACGATGAAGATTCGCATCTGGGTGATTTCATCGAGGATACCACCCTCGAGCTGCCGCTGGACTCTGCCACCACCGAGAGCCTGCGTGCCGCCACCCACGACGTTCTGGCTGGCCTGACCGCCCGTGAAGCGAAAGTCCTGCGTATGCGTTTCGGTATCGATATGAACACCGACCACACGCTGGAAGAAGTGGGTAAACAGTTCGACGTTACCCGCGAACGTATCCGTCAGATCGAAGCGAAGGCGCTGCGTAAACTGCGCCACCCAAGCCGCTCTGAAGTGCTGCGTAGCTTCCTGGACGACTAA
- the rpsU gene encoding 30S ribosomal protein S21: MPVIKVRENEPFDVALRRFKRSCEKAGVLAEVRRREFYEKPTTERKRAKASAVKRHAKKLARENARRTRLY; encoded by the coding sequence ATGCCGGTAATTAAAGTACGTGAAAACGAGCCGTTCGACGTAGCACTGCGTCGCTTCAAGCGTTCATGCGAGAAAGCAGGTGTTCTGGCTGAAGTTCGTCGTCGTGAGTTCTATGAAAAACCAACGACTGAACGTAAGCGCGCTAAAGCTTCTGCTGTGAAACGTCACGCGAAGAAACTGGCTCGCGAAAACGCACGCCGTACTCGTCTGTACTAA
- a CDS encoding APC family permease — protein sequence MAINTSLNIASEASKPRLRKSLKLWQVVMMGLAYLTPMTVFDTFGIVSGISNGHVPASYLLALAGVLFTGISYGKLVRQFPEAGSAYTYAQKSISPHVGFMVGWSSLLDYLFLPMINVLLAKIYLSAMFPEVPPWIWVVSFVAILTAANLKSVSLVANFNTLFVLVQVSIMVVFVVLVVQGLHKGEGVGTVWSLRPFISENAHLIPIITGATIVCFSFLGFDAVTTLSEETPDAARVIPKAIFLTALYGGLIFIVASFAMQLFFPDISRFKDPDAALPEIALYVGGKLFQSIFLCTTFVNTLASGLASHASVSRLLYVMGRDNVFPERVFGYIHPKWRTPALNVIMVGIVALSALFFDLVTATALINFGALVAFTFVNLSVYNHFWRRKGYNKTWKDRFHYLLLPLIGAVTVGVLWVNLEATSLTLGLIWAALGMLYLAYLTQRFRKPPPQYEARNAEQG from the coding sequence ATGGCTATTAACACCTCATTAAATATCGCCTCAGAAGCGAGTAAGCCCCGGCTGCGTAAATCGCTCAAGCTGTGGCAGGTGGTCATGATGGGATTGGCCTATCTGACGCCGATGACCGTGTTTGATACCTTCGGCATTGTGTCCGGCATCAGCAACGGTCATGTTCCGGCCTCTTATCTGCTGGCGCTGGCGGGGGTGCTGTTTACGGGCATCAGCTACGGCAAGCTGGTGCGCCAGTTCCCGGAGGCGGGCTCCGCCTATACCTACGCGCAAAAATCGATCAGCCCCCACGTCGGCTTTATGGTGGGATGGTCATCGCTGCTCGATTATCTCTTCCTGCCGATGATTAACGTGCTGTTGGCCAAAATTTACCTCTCAGCGATGTTTCCCGAAGTTCCGCCGTGGATCTGGGTGGTCTCTTTTGTCGCCATTCTGACCGCCGCGAATCTGAAGAGCGTCAGCCTGGTGGCGAACTTTAATACCCTGTTTGTGCTGGTGCAGGTCTCCATCATGGTGGTGTTTGTGGTGTTGGTGGTTCAGGGGCTGCACAAAGGGGAAGGGGTCGGGACCGTCTGGTCGCTCAGGCCTTTTATCAGCGAGAATGCGCACCTGATCCCGATCATCACCGGGGCGACCATCGTCTGTTTCTCGTTCCTGGGTTTCGACGCCGTAACTACGCTTTCCGAAGAGACGCCGGATGCCGCACGGGTGATCCCGAAAGCGATATTTCTGACGGCACTGTACGGCGGGCTAATTTTTATCGTCGCCTCTTTCGCAATGCAGCTCTTTTTCCCGGACATCAGCCGCTTTAAAGATCCTGATGCTGCGCTGCCGGAGATTGCCCTTTATGTGGGCGGTAAGCTGTTCCAGTCGATCTTCCTGTGTACCACTTTCGTTAACACCCTGGCCTCCGGGCTGGCATCGCACGCCAGCGTATCGCGCCTGCTGTACGTGATGGGACGTGACAACGTTTTCCCGGAGCGCGTGTTTGGTTATATCCATCCCAAATGGCGTACCCCGGCGCTGAACGTGATCATGGTGGGCATTGTGGCGCTGTCGGCTCTGTTCTTTGATCTGGTGACCGCCACGGCGCTGATCAACTTTGGCGCGCTGGTGGCCTTTACCTTCGTAAACCTGTCGGTTTACAACCACTTCTGGCGGCGTAAGGGTTATAACAAAACCTGGAAAGATCGCTTCCATTATCTGCTGTTGCCGCTGATTGGTGCGGTGACGGTAGGGGTGCTGTGGGTCAACCTTGAAGCAACGTCCCTGACGCTGGGACTGATATGGGCTGCGCTGGGCATGCTGTATCTGGCGTATCTGACTCAGCGTTTCCGTAAACCGCCGCCGCAGTATGAGGCGAGGAACGCCGAACAGGGGTGA
- a CDS encoding S8 family serine peptidase, with protein sequence MKKSILSLLICAAVTSSAWAETAPQAELAQTGESYVAIVVKLKPSKPLLKSTSTPATTTASKLTLSDPTLVPTTMFRSNNLRSSQSDELSELNARYGFDRYLRIELPENKSTDKAYINSVIAELEQNQNIELVYPETLPVSLDKYNKDEGQTQPLLTSSLQNTVGDAAVPDFRQLQDYAKSPTDKRQGYYMGGVNRDSVNQYAGNAGDGVTIISMENYIWNTSHINLPTPALTKGDSRYRVGDDHDTASVGIMAAKDIGAGVRGLSWKSRVGFSAWQYNNLYNMIPLLKAGDVVQMGMQTGGGEITGCNTNACYVPQENVQSYYDIIKALTDKGVYVIEAAGNGSVNLDHPAFNGKFDVNTRDSGAIIAGAFCAKDGKKAYFTTYGSRVTSSSWGCWDVATTGGGDLYKSTNAEYTATFSGTSSANPIIAGVVASLSGIAQAHGITVTPVQMRQILQETGTPLAGDNSSKIGTQPDMERAVARILALKDGDKVLPAPTAAAGADHTMVFPTTGVSTYPLDGSQSLNAKSFTWSVTKGSGTFWLQEKLNGSLVSSVNNAHAYAVIPANTEGEVTYTLTTTGEDGRTAQDSMTIKVSKPAAPASDVAAYNPKIAYPKKCTKVSHNGKIWFNQWYVNPGQEEPGKGGTWGAWRVQGASGNSCK encoded by the coding sequence ATGAAAAAAAGTATTCTCTCACTGTTAATTTGCGCAGCAGTCACCTCTTCAGCCTGGGCCGAAACGGCACCGCAGGCTGAACTGGCTCAGACAGGTGAATCCTATGTGGCGATTGTGGTGAAGCTTAAGCCCAGCAAGCCACTGCTGAAATCGACCAGCACGCCTGCCACCACGACAGCGAGCAAATTAACCCTTAGCGACCCTACGCTGGTGCCCACCACCATGTTCCGGTCCAATAATTTACGCAGCAGCCAGTCTGATGAATTATCAGAGCTTAATGCACGATATGGCTTCGATCGTTATCTGCGTATCGAGTTGCCGGAAAACAAAAGCACCGATAAAGCCTATATTAATAGCGTGATCGCTGAACTGGAGCAAAACCAGAATATCGAACTTGTTTATCCCGAAACGCTGCCGGTCTCGCTTGATAAATACAATAAAGATGAAGGGCAAACGCAGCCGTTACTGACATCCTCATTGCAAAATACCGTCGGTGATGCCGCTGTACCCGATTTTCGTCAGCTGCAGGATTATGCAAAATCGCCAACTGACAAACGACAGGGTTATTATATGGGGGGCGTTAACCGCGACAGCGTAAACCAATATGCGGGTAATGCTGGCGACGGTGTGACGATTATTTCCATGGAGAACTATATCTGGAATACCAGCCATATTAACCTGCCAACCCCGGCCCTGACCAAGGGCGACAGCCGCTATCGTGTCGGTGACGACCACGATACTGCGTCCGTCGGCATCATGGCGGCGAAAGACATCGGCGCAGGCGTGCGCGGTCTGAGCTGGAAAAGCCGGGTAGGTTTCTCCGCATGGCAATATAACAACCTCTACAACATGATCCCCCTGCTGAAAGCGGGCGACGTGGTGCAGATGGGGATGCAGACCGGCGGTGGCGAAATCACGGGCTGTAACACTAACGCCTGCTATGTGCCGCAGGAAAACGTTCAGAGCTATTACGACATCATCAAGGCGCTGACCGACAAAGGCGTGTACGTGATCGAAGCGGCAGGCAACGGCAGCGTTAACCTTGACCATCCGGCATTCAACGGCAAATTTGATGTGAATACGCGCGATTCCGGGGCCATCATTGCCGGGGCATTCTGCGCCAAAGACGGTAAGAAAGCCTACTTCACCACCTACGGCTCCCGCGTCACCAGTTCATCCTGGGGATGCTGGGACGTCGCGACCACGGGCGGCGGCGATCTGTACAAAAGCACCAATGCGGAATACACCGCTACCTTCTCCGGCACCTCTTCCGCTAACCCTATTATTGCAGGTGTAGTGGCAAGTCTTTCTGGTATTGCCCAGGCGCACGGCATTACCGTGACGCCGGTGCAGATGCGCCAGATCCTGCAGGAAACTGGCACGCCGCTGGCAGGGGATAATTCGTCAAAAATTGGTACCCAGCCTGATATGGAACGTGCCGTAGCCCGCATTCTGGCGCTGAAGGACGGCGATAAAGTCCTGCCAGCACCGACCGCAGCGGCAGGTGCCGATCACACCATGGTTTTCCCCACCACCGGCGTAAGCACTTATCCGCTGGACGGCAGCCAGAGCCTGAACGCGAAGTCCTTTACCTGGAGCGTGACCAAAGGTTCCGGTACGTTCTGGCTGCAGGAGAAGCTGAACGGCAGCCTGGTCAGCAGCGTGAACAATGCTCACGCTTATGCGGTCATCCCGGCTAATACGGAAGGCGAGGTCACCTACACCCTCACCACCACCGGTGAAGACGGGCGTACTGCCCAGGACAGCATGACCATCAAGGTGAGCAAACCGGCGGCGCCCGCCAGCGATGTGGCGGCCTATAATCCGAAAATCGCCTATCCGAAAAAATGCACCAAAGTGTCGCATAACGGCAAAATCTGGTTTAACCAGTGGTACGTGAACCCGGGTCAGGAAGAGCCGGGCAAGGGCGGTACCTGGGGAGCATGGCGCGTGCAGGGCGCATCAGGAAACAGCTGTAAATAA
- a CDS encoding response regulator transcription factor, with translation MTIKIAIADEHTLIRRGLHAMIMNRTAHGDDTVPGIFSISGEAAATSELLTLLARHPTDILLLGYTLTRSLNDMEGLTLVKWLGHHYPTLKIIMLSPDTNPLIIRLALEAGASAYLSQHINETILRQAIQSVISGEVFVEHSLMNTLFHKRAANEALSPRETEVLRLICKGLSLTDISRRLHLSIKTVSAHKMRAMEKLGVSNSCQLYCLLAKTRMFDIAL, from the coding sequence ATGACTATTAAAATTGCAATTGCGGATGAACATACCCTTATTCGCCGGGGACTTCACGCTATGATCATGAACCGCACCGCGCACGGTGACGATACCGTCCCTGGGATCTTTTCCATCTCGGGTGAAGCGGCGGCGACGAGCGAGTTACTCACCCTGCTTGCCCGGCATCCAACAGATATTTTACTGCTGGGGTATACGCTCACCCGTTCACTAAATGATATGGAGGGGCTGACGCTGGTGAAATGGTTAGGGCATCACTATCCGACGCTTAAAATCATTATGCTTTCGCCCGACACCAACCCGCTCATCATCCGCCTGGCGCTGGAGGCGGGAGCCAGCGCCTATCTGAGCCAGCATATCAATGAGACGATCCTCCGCCAGGCGATTCAGTCGGTAATAAGCGGCGAAGTCTTTGTTGAGCACTCGCTGATGAACACGCTATTCCACAAAAGAGCGGCCAACGAAGCCCTTTCGCCGCGGGAGACGGAAGTGCTGCGTTTGATCTGCAAGGGGCTTAGCCTGACGGATATCTCACGGCGTCTGCATCTGAGCATCAAAACCGTGAGCGCACATAAAATGCGGGCAATGGAGAAGTTGGGGGTCAGTAACAGCTGCCAGCTTTACTGCCTGCTCGCTAAAACCCGGATGTTTGATATCGCTCTCTGA
- the dnaG gene encoding DNA primase: MAGRIPRVFINDLLARTDIVDLIDARVKLKKQGKNYHACCPFHNEKTPSFTVNGEKQFYHCFGCGAHGNAVDFLMNYDKLEFVETVEELAAMHNLEVPYEAGSGPSQIERHQRQTLYQLMDGLNSFYQQSLKQPAAEPARQYLNKRGLSDDVIARFAIGFAPPGWDNVLKRFGGNSEDRKSLIDAGMLVTNDQGRSYDRFRERVMFPIRDKRGRVIGFGGRVLGDALPKYLNSPETDIFHKGRQLYGLYEAQQNNAEPQRLLVVEGYMDVVALAQFDINYAVASLGTSTTADHIQLLFRVTNTVVCCYDGDRAGREAAWRALETALPYMTDGRQLRFMFLPDGEDPDTLVRKEGKAAFEARMEQAQPLSTFLFNSLMPQVDLSTPDGRAQLSTLALPLITQVPGETLRIYLRQELGKKLGILDDSQLERLMPKQAESGAVRPAPQLKRTTMRILIGLLVQNPELAPRVPSLEGLNHEKLPGLGLFAELVNTCLSQPGLTTGQLLEHYRGTKASATLEKLSMWDDIADKEIAEETFTDSLNHMFDSMLELRQEELIARERTQGLSSEERRELWMINQELAKK, from the coding sequence ATGGCTGGACGAATCCCACGCGTTTTCATTAATGATCTGCTGGCAAGAACCGACATCGTCGATCTCATCGACGCGCGGGTAAAGCTGAAAAAGCAGGGCAAGAACTATCACGCGTGCTGTCCATTCCATAACGAAAAAACCCCCTCTTTCACCGTGAACGGTGAAAAACAGTTCTACCACTGCTTCGGCTGTGGCGCGCACGGCAACGCCGTCGACTTTTTGATGAACTATGACAAGCTCGAGTTTGTTGAAACCGTCGAAGAACTGGCTGCCATGCACAACCTTGAAGTGCCGTATGAAGCAGGCAGTGGGCCAAGTCAGATAGAGCGTCATCAGCGACAAACGCTGTATCAGCTGATGGACGGCCTGAATTCGTTTTACCAACAGTCTCTTAAGCAACCTGCTGCTGAGCCTGCGCGTCAGTATCTGAACAAGCGCGGACTGAGCGACGATGTCATTGCGCGTTTCGCTATTGGTTTCGCCCCTCCCGGCTGGGATAACGTGTTAAAGCGTTTTGGCGGCAATAGCGAAGATCGTAAATCTCTCATCGACGCGGGCATGCTGGTCACCAACGACCAGGGACGTAGCTATGACCGCTTCCGCGAGCGGGTGATGTTCCCCATTCGCGACAAGCGTGGCCGGGTAATTGGTTTTGGTGGCCGCGTGCTGGGTGATGCCCTGCCGAAATACCTCAACTCCCCGGAAACCGATATTTTCCATAAAGGCCGCCAGCTGTATGGCCTGTATGAAGCCCAGCAGAATAACGCTGAACCGCAGCGGCTGTTGGTGGTCGAAGGCTATATGGATGTGGTGGCGCTGGCGCAGTTCGACATTAACTATGCCGTTGCGTCGCTGGGTACCTCCACCACCGCTGACCATATTCAGCTGCTGTTCCGGGTGACCAATACGGTCGTCTGCTGTTACGACGGCGACCGGGCCGGACGCGAAGCCGCCTGGCGAGCACTGGAAACGGCATTACCGTACATGACCGACGGGCGCCAGTTGCGCTTTATGTTCCTGCCCGACGGCGAAGACCCGGATACGCTGGTGCGTAAAGAGGGCAAAGCGGCATTTGAAGCACGGATGGAGCAGGCTCAGCCGCTCTCCACGTTTCTGTTTAACAGCCTGATGCCGCAGGTGGATTTGAGCACCCCGGATGGCCGTGCGCAGCTCAGTACGCTGGCGCTGCCGTTAATCACTCAGGTGCCCGGCGAAACGTTACGCATCTACCTGCGCCAGGAGCTGGGTAAGAAACTCGGCATTCTGGATGACAGCCAGCTTGAACGTTTAATGCCAAAACAGGCTGAAAGCGGAGCGGTTCGCCCTGCCCCTCAGCTAAAACGCACAACCATGCGTATACTGATAGGACTGCTGGTACAAAACCCGGAACTGGCCCCACGCGTGCCGTCTCTGGAGGGTTTGAACCATGAAAAGCTGCCCGGACTTGGCTTATTTGCAGAACTGGTCAACACTTGTTTGTCACAGCCAGGTCTGACCACCGGACAACTTTTAGAGCACTATCGCGGAACAAAAGCGTCCGCAACCCTTGAAAAACTGTCGATGTGGGACGATATAGCAGATAAAGAGATTGCTGAAGAGACCTTCACCGACTCGCTCAACCATATGTTTGATTCGATGCTTGAACTGCGCCAGGAAGAGTTGATTGCTCGCGAGCGCACACAGGGTTTAAGCAGCGAAGAACGCCGGGAGCTCTGGATGATTAACCAGGAACTGGCGAAGAAATAA
- the tsaD gene encoding tRNA (adenosine(37)-N6)-threonylcarbamoyltransferase complex transferase subunit TsaD, with protein MRVLGIETSCDETGIAIYDDEKGLVANQLYSQVKLHADYGGVVPELASRDHVRKTVPLIQAALKEAGFTAKDIDAVAYTAGPGLVGALLVGATIGRSLAFAWDVPAIAVHHMEGHLLAPMLEDNPPEFPFVALLVSGGHTQLISVTGIGQYELLGESIDDAAGEAFDKTAKLLGLDYPGGPMLSKMAAQGTEGRFVFPRPMTDRPGLDFSFSGLKTFAANTIRNNEGDDQTRADIARAFEDAVVDTLMIKCKRALDQTGFKRLVMAGGVSANRTLRAKLAEMMQKRRGEVFYARPEFCTDNGAMIAYAGMVRLKSNATADLSVSVRPRWPLAELPAA; from the coding sequence ATGCGTGTACTGGGTATTGAAACATCCTGCGATGAAACCGGCATCGCGATCTACGACGATGAAAAAGGGCTGGTCGCCAACCAACTGTATAGTCAGGTAAAATTACATGCCGACTACGGCGGCGTGGTGCCGGAACTGGCGTCCCGCGACCATGTGCGTAAAACGGTGCCCCTGATCCAGGCGGCGCTGAAAGAGGCAGGCTTTACGGCGAAAGATATCGACGCCGTGGCCTATACCGCCGGCCCGGGTCTGGTGGGCGCGCTGCTGGTGGGCGCCACCATCGGGCGTTCGCTGGCGTTCGCGTGGGATGTACCGGCTATTGCGGTTCACCATATGGAAGGGCATCTGCTGGCGCCGATGCTGGAAGATAATCCGCCTGAATTTCCGTTCGTGGCGCTGCTGGTTTCCGGCGGCCATACCCAGCTGATTAGCGTGACCGGTATTGGTCAGTATGAACTGCTGGGCGAATCCATTGACGATGCTGCGGGTGAAGCCTTCGACAAAACTGCCAAACTGCTGGGACTCGATTACCCGGGCGGCCCGATGCTGTCGAAGATGGCGGCCCAGGGCACGGAAGGGCGCTTTGTCTTCCCGCGTCCGATGACCGACCGGCCAGGGCTGGATTTCAGCTTCTCGGGGCTGAAAACCTTCGCGGCAAATACCATCCGTAATAATGAAGGCGACGATCAGACCCGCGCCGACATCGCCCGTGCCTTTGAAGATGCGGTGGTGGATACGCTGATGATCAAGTGCAAGCGCGCGCTGGATCAGACCGGCTTTAAGCGCCTGGTGATGGCGGGCGGCGTGAGCGCCAACCGTACGCTGCGCGCGAAACTGGCAGAGATGATGCAAAAACGCCGCGGTGAAGTGTTCTATGCCCGCCCGGAATTTTGCACCGATAACGGGGCGATGATCGCTTATGCCGGAATGGTGCGCCTGAAATCGAACGCCACGGCAGATCTTAGTGTTTCAGTGCGTCCGCGCTGGCCGCTGGCGGAGTTACCCGCCGCCTGA